A single window of Streptomyces sudanensis DNA harbors:
- a CDS encoding acetylornithine transaminase, with protein MSNEQLTRRWRAALADTYGTPRLPLVRGEGCRVWDADGREYLDFVGGIAVNALGHAHPAIVRAVGEQVATLSHVSNLFAAEPPVALAERLLKLFGRPGRVYFCNSGAEANEAAFKIGRLTGRQHAVATTGGFHGRTMGALALTGQEGKRKPFHPLPGDVTHVPYGDADALRAAVTTDTALVVVEPIQGEAGVVVPPPGYLRAAREITRATGTLLVLDEVQTGVGRCGHWFEHQAHGVDPDVVTLAKGLGGGLPIGAAVAFGEAAGLLGPGHHGSTFGGNPVACAAALAVLDTLAADGGPARVGRLGRRLRDGIEGLGHPSVSRVRGAGLLLGIVLGEPLAPRVQQAAQDAGLLVNAPAPDVIRLTPPLIAGDDEVDAFLRALPGVLEAATAADGERRAGE; from the coding sequence ATGAGCAACGAGCAGCTCACCCGGCGCTGGCGGGCAGCCCTCGCGGACACCTACGGCACCCCCCGCCTCCCGCTCGTCCGCGGCGAGGGCTGCCGCGTGTGGGACGCCGACGGCAGGGAGTACCTGGACTTCGTCGGCGGCATCGCGGTCAACGCCCTCGGCCACGCCCACCCGGCGATCGTCCGGGCGGTCGGCGAGCAGGTCGCCACCCTCTCCCACGTCTCCAACCTCTTCGCCGCCGAACCGCCCGTGGCCCTCGCCGAACGGCTCCTGAAGCTGTTCGGCCGCCCCGGCCGGGTCTACTTCTGCAACTCGGGGGCCGAGGCCAACGAAGCCGCCTTCAAGATCGGCCGCCTGACGGGCCGCCAGCACGCGGTCGCCACCACCGGCGGCTTCCACGGCCGCACCATGGGCGCCCTCGCCCTCACCGGCCAGGAGGGCAAGCGGAAGCCGTTCCACCCGCTGCCCGGGGACGTCACCCATGTCCCGTACGGCGACGCGGACGCCCTGCGGGCCGCCGTCACCACCGACACCGCCCTCGTCGTCGTCGAGCCGATCCAGGGCGAGGCCGGCGTCGTCGTCCCGCCCCCGGGGTACCTGCGGGCCGCCCGCGAGATCACCCGCGCCACCGGCACCCTCCTCGTCCTCGACGAGGTGCAGACGGGCGTCGGGCGCTGCGGCCACTGGTTCGAGCACCAGGCGCACGGCGTCGACCCCGACGTCGTCACCCTCGCCAAGGGCCTGGGCGGCGGGCTCCCGATCGGCGCGGCCGTCGCGTTCGGCGAGGCGGCCGGCCTGCTCGGGCCCGGCCACCACGGCTCCACCTTCGGCGGCAACCCCGTCGCCTGCGCCGCCGCGCTCGCCGTCCTCGACACCCTCGCCGCCGACGGGGGGCCCGCTCGGGTCGGCCGCCTCGGCCGGCGGCTGCGCGACGGGATCGAGGGCCTGGGGCACCCGTCGGTGTCCCGGGTCCGCGGCGCGGGCCTGCTGCTGGGTATCGTGCTCGGCGAGCCCCTCGCACCCCGGGTGCAGCAGGCGGCTCAGGACGCCGGCCTCCTGGTGAACGCGCCCGCTCCCGACGTGATCCGGCTCACGCCGCCGCTGATCGCCGGGGACGACGAGGTGGACGCGTTCCTCCGGGCCCTGCCCGGCGTCCTGGAGGCGGCCACCGCGGCCGACGGGGAGAGACGAGCCGGAGAATGA
- the argJ gene encoding bifunctional glutamate N-acetyltransferase/amino-acid acetyltransferase ArgJ produces MSVTAAKGFTAAGVAAGIKESGDPDLALVVNGGPRRAAAGVFTSNRVKAAPVLWSQQVLETGELAAVVLNSGGANACTGPRGFQDAHATAEKAAEVLGVGAGEVAVASTGLIGVHLPMDRLLPGVEKAAAELSGHGGEKAAVAIKTTDTVHKTAVATRDGWTVGGMAKGAGMLAPGLATMLAVLTTDADLGAPELDGALRAATRVTFDRVDSDGCTSTNDTVLLLASGASGTTPAYDDFADAVREVCDDLARQLVADAEGASKDIRVEVVGAACEADAVEVGRSVARNNLLKCAVHGEDPNWGRVLAAIGTTRAAFEPDRLNVAINGVWVCRDGSVGEDRDLVDMSGREVVITADLAAGTASATVLTNDLTAEYVHENSAYSS; encoded by the coding sequence GTGAGCGTCACGGCAGCCAAGGGGTTCACGGCGGCGGGCGTCGCCGCCGGGATCAAGGAGAGCGGCGACCCGGACCTGGCCCTCGTGGTCAACGGCGGCCCCCGCCGCGCCGCCGCGGGCGTCTTCACCTCCAACCGCGTCAAGGCCGCCCCCGTCCTGTGGTCCCAGCAGGTCCTCGAGACCGGCGAACTGGCCGCGGTCGTCCTCAACTCGGGCGGCGCCAACGCCTGTACCGGACCCCGGGGATTCCAGGACGCCCACGCCACCGCCGAGAAGGCCGCCGAGGTCCTCGGCGTCGGCGCGGGCGAGGTCGCCGTCGCCTCCACCGGCCTCATCGGCGTCCACCTGCCCATGGACAGGCTCCTGCCCGGCGTCGAGAAGGCCGCCGCCGAACTGTCCGGGCACGGGGGTGAGAAGGCCGCCGTCGCCATCAAGACCACCGACACGGTCCACAAGACCGCCGTCGCCACCCGCGACGGCTGGACCGTCGGCGGCATGGCCAAGGGCGCCGGCATGCTCGCTCCCGGCCTCGCCACCATGCTCGCCGTCCTCACCACCGACGCCGACCTGGGCGCACCCGAGCTGGACGGGGCGCTGCGGGCCGCCACCCGCGTCACCTTCGACCGGGTCGACTCCGACGGCTGCACGTCGACCAACGACACCGTCCTGCTCCTCGCGTCCGGCGCCTCCGGCACCACCCCCGCGTACGACGACTTCGCCGACGCGGTGCGGGAGGTCTGCGACGACCTCGCCCGGCAGCTCGTCGCCGACGCCGAGGGGGCCTCCAAGGACATCCGCGTCGAGGTCGTCGGCGCCGCCTGCGAGGCCGACGCCGTCGAGGTCGGCCGGTCCGTCGCCCGCAACAACCTCCTCAAGTGCGCCGTGCACGGCGAGGATCCCAACTGGGGCCGGGTGCTGGCCGCCATCGGCACCACCCGCGCCGCCTTCGAACCGGACCGCCTGAACGTCGCGATCAACGGCGTGTGGGTCTGCCGCGACGGCTCCGTCGGCGAGGACCGCGACCTCGTCGACATGAGCGGGCGCGAGGTCGTCATCACCGCCGACCTCGCCGCGGGCACCGCCTCCGCCACCGTCCTCACCAACGACCTCACCGCCGAGTACGTCCACGAGAACAGCGCCTACAGCTCATGA
- the argB gene encoding acetylglutamate kinase codes for MSTRRHTALPKARILVEALPWLTRHHGRTVVVKFGGNAMVDDDLKAAFAQDVVFLRRAGLKPVVVHGGGPQISAALDRHGLASEFRAGLRVTTPEAMDVVRMVLAGRVQRELVGLLNRHGPLAVGLTGEDARTLTATRHQPLVDGEPVDIGRVGEITAVDTGAVEALLADGRIPVVSSIARSEDDEHVYNVNADTAAAALAAALGAETLMVLTDVEGLYEDWPRSDEVISRLTATELEKLLPELSSGMVPKMRGCLHAVRNGVRTARVIDGRVPHAILLEIFTDEGVGTMVVPDGREAPA; via the coding sequence ATGAGCACCCGCAGGCACACCGCGCTGCCGAAGGCCCGGATCCTCGTCGAGGCGCTGCCCTGGCTCACCCGCCACCACGGCAGGACGGTCGTCGTCAAGTTCGGCGGCAACGCCATGGTCGACGACGACCTGAAGGCGGCCTTCGCCCAGGACGTCGTCTTCCTCCGGCGCGCCGGCCTGAAGCCCGTCGTCGTGCACGGCGGCGGCCCCCAGATCAGCGCCGCCCTCGACCGGCACGGCCTGGCCAGCGAGTTCAGGGCCGGCCTGCGGGTCACCACGCCCGAGGCGATGGACGTCGTACGGATGGTCCTCGCCGGCCGGGTCCAGCGCGAACTCGTCGGACTGCTCAACCGGCACGGCCCGCTCGCGGTCGGCCTCACCGGCGAGGACGCCCGCACCCTCACCGCCACCAGGCACCAGCCCCTCGTCGACGGAGAGCCCGTCGACATCGGCCGCGTCGGGGAGATCACGGCCGTCGACACGGGCGCCGTCGAGGCGCTCCTCGCCGACGGCCGCATCCCCGTCGTGTCGTCGATCGCCCGATCGGAGGACGACGAACATGTCTACAACGTCAATGCTGATACGGCGGCTGCGGCACTCGCTGCGGCGCTTGGCGCCGAGACGCTGATGGTCCTCACCGACGTCGAGGGCCTCTACGAGGACTGGCCCCGCAGCGACGAGGTCATCAGCCGCCTCACCGCCACCGAGCTGGAGAAGCTCCTGCCCGAGCTGTCCAGCGGCATGGTCCCCAAGATGCGGGGCTGCCTCCACGCCGTACGCAACGGCGTCCGCACCGCCCGCGTCATCGACGGGCGCGTCCCGCACGCGATCCTGCTGGAGATCTTCACCGACGAGGGAGTCGGCACCATGGTCGTGCCCGACGGCCGGGAGGCCCCCGCATGA
- the argC gene encoding N-acetyl-gamma-glutamyl-phosphate reductase produces MTVRVAVAGASGYAGGELLRLLLAHPGVEIGALTGGSNAGRPLGELQPHLVPLADRVLEPTTADALAGHDVVFLALPHGRSAAVAERLGDEALVVDLGADFRLRDPADWERFYGSPHAGAWPYGLPELPGARAALEGARRVAVPGCYPTAVSLALFPAYAHGLAEPEAVVVAASGTSGAGRTPKAHLLGSEVMGSMSPYGVGGGHRHTPEMAQNLSAAAGRPVTVSFTPTLAPMSRGILATCSAGARPGTTPRDLRAAYEKAYTDEPFVHLLPEGRWPATAAVRGSNTVQVQVAYDGAADRVIAISAVDNLTKGTAGGAVQSMNIALGLPEETGLPAVGVAP; encoded by the coding sequence ATGACGGTACGGGTGGCAGTGGCGGGTGCGAGCGGTTACGCGGGCGGGGAGCTGCTGCGCCTGCTCCTCGCGCACCCCGGTGTCGAGATCGGCGCGCTCACCGGCGGCTCCAACGCCGGGCGGCCGCTCGGCGAGCTCCAACCGCACCTGGTCCCGCTCGCCGACCGCGTCCTGGAGCCGACCACCGCGGACGCCCTCGCCGGGCACGACGTGGTGTTCCTCGCCCTGCCGCACGGCCGGTCCGCCGCCGTCGCCGAACGGCTCGGCGACGAGGCGCTGGTCGTCGACCTGGGCGCCGACTTCCGGCTGAGGGACCCCGCCGACTGGGAGCGGTTCTACGGCTCCCCGCACGCCGGGGCCTGGCCCTACGGACTGCCCGAACTGCCGGGCGCACGGGCCGCCCTGGAGGGGGCCAGGCGCGTCGCGGTACCCGGCTGCTACCCGACCGCCGTGTCGCTGGCGCTGTTCCCGGCGTACGCGCACGGCCTCGCCGAGCCCGAGGCGGTGGTCGTCGCCGCGTCCGGCACCTCGGGCGCCGGCAGGACGCCCAAGGCCCACCTGCTCGGTTCGGAGGTCATGGGCTCCATGTCGCCGTACGGCGTCGGCGGCGGGCACCGGCACACCCCGGAGATGGCCCAGAACCTCTCCGCCGCCGCGGGCCGGCCCGTCACCGTGTCGTTCACGCCCACCCTCGCCCCGATGTCCCGCGGCATCCTCGCCACGTGCAGCGCCGGGGCGAGGCCCGGCACCACCCCGCGGGACCTGCGGGCCGCGTACGAGAAGGCGTACACCGACGAGCCGTTCGTCCACCTCCTGCCCGAGGGGCGGTGGCCCGCCACGGCGGCCGTCCGGGGCTCCAACACCGTCCAGGTGCAGGTGGCGTACGACGGGGCGGCGGACCGCGTCATCGCGATCAGCGCCGTCGACAACCTGACCAAGGGCACCGCGGGCGGCGCGGTGCAGAGCATGAACATCGCCCTCGGGCTCCCCGAGGAGACCGGCCTCCCCGCGGTGGGAGTCGCACCGTGA
- a CDS encoding cupin domain-containing protein, whose amino-acid sequence MATPPVASVLARMTDLVRTAPADRGGVLWKLAAPERQLDANLVRLAPGARVDVHVEPDLDVLVFVVDGSGELEADGGAEALEAGCVVWLPRGARRGLAAGPRGLGYLTAHRRRPGMTIGRAPGAERTGGEPACLLDRVCPECGRLAPEGAEVRYCARCGTALPER is encoded by the coding sequence ATGGCGACGCCCCCGGTGGCGAGCGTGCTCGCCCGGATGACCGACCTCGTCCGCACGGCGCCGGCGGACCGGGGCGGCGTCCTGTGGAAACTGGCCGCTCCGGAGCGGCAGCTCGACGCGAACCTGGTGCGGCTGGCCCCCGGGGCGCGGGTGGACGTGCACGTCGAACCGGACCTGGACGTCCTGGTGTTCGTGGTGGACGGCAGCGGCGAGCTGGAGGCGGACGGCGGGGCGGAGGCGCTGGAGGCCGGGTGCGTGGTGTGGCTGCCGCGCGGGGCCCGGCGGGGGCTCGCGGCGGGCCCGCGGGGGCTCGGCTACCTCACGGCGCACCGCCGGCGTCCCGGCATGACGATCGGGCGGGCGCCCGGGGCGGAGCGGACCGGCGGGGAGCCGGCGTGCCTGCTGGACCGGGTGTGCCCGGAGTGCGGCCGGCTGGCGCCCGAGGGCGCCGAGGTGCGCTACTGCGCACGGTGCGGGACCGCCCTGCCGGAGCGCTGA